DNA sequence from the Coturnix japonica isolate 7356 chromosome 3, Coturnix japonica 2.1, whole genome shotgun sequence genome:
AACACATACCTCAAGGGCAGAGGGGCTGTGTGACAGCCTAGCATTGAAAGGAGTCCCTCCTTAGTGCAAGGAGATGGTTTACCAAgccttttaatttcatcttgGCTTCTCTAACACGCGCATGAAACTGTTACTAGACCTGGGGACACAGTCAGCATCGCTGCTTGTGGAGGGAAGtgttcaggttttgtttgttggatGCCCAGAGCAGCAGATCCCCACCTCTCTCCCTTGCTACCTGATGATCCCTGTCTCTAACTGCTGCAGCATGGGAGCTCACATGGGTTCATAGGGCTCCCGGGTGGCCATGATGgcaacaaaaagcacagcaggggaaagggaaacaggggCTACTCACTCATTGCTGATGTTGTTGTTCTCCGGGTCTGAGGGGTGTCGTGGAGAGGAGGCCTTGGAAAGAACAAATAAGCATCATGTGTTTCAGTTATGATGATACAAAGCCGTCTTTGTGTTTCATTAGCCACATTTGCACCCCAACCCACCTCTGGGGTTCCCACCCTGAGAACCCATTCCCAGCACTTCTGGGCAAAGGATGGGCTTGGAAGACAGGCCTTCTTCCCTTTGTGGCTGACTCTGTGTTACGAGCTGTACGTGGTGTGTGGGAGGAAGACAGAATCAATTAGTCATCAGGACGGAGCGGCTCCGGTTAGCAAAAAGTTGCTTCCATCTGCAAAACCAGCTCCCACCTTCTGCGAGGgatctgtcagcagcagcagcacctatTTCACTTGGAGCTCTGAGATCTGCGGGGAAGTGACAAAATGCCACAGCCTGGTGCTTGTTCTTGGGCAGGGGATGGTGTCAAGGATGCCCAGGGATGTGTTGAGGATGCCCAGGGATGTGTTGAGGATGTGTCGGGGATGTGCCGGCTCAAAgaggtgctgtgctctgctgagtgATGCTGTGGATTAAACATCCAAGGAGGGGCGGCTttgggagcacagctgcagcacagctgcgTGGGTGTGACCGAGGGGACTGACACTGCTGAATTCGGGCTGTTTTTAAAGACAAGGAGCACTGAGCAGACAGTGCTGGTCCTGCAAGCAGCCCGTTCcgtgcccaccgccctgtgcTGCACGGCCTGCCCCAACCCAATGCCCCTCCCGACAGCCACACAGACTGGGCTGTTATTTGGGGCAGGGAAATAAACAAGCAGATCTCCGCTCTCTCCAAAGGAACGTCCGGAAAACCGGAACTATTCTGCGAGAACAGGGAGCCGAGCGCGGTGTTGGAGCGGCCGCTGAGCTCCGAGGAGGCGCCGCGCTCCGGCCCCGAGCTCCACTTGCTCCCCGAGCTCCCCCCGTTCCCCATCACGGACCGAACcgtcccggccccgccgcccttCGGGACACGCCGGGCACTCGGGCACTCACCTCCGGCTGGGGCtgggcggggccgggcggggcaGCCTCCAGCTCCGTCCCCGGTGCCCGTCGTTCCTCCGCGGCTGGGAGCGGAgccgccgcctcctcctgcCTCGGAGCGCCGCCAACACGGCCCCGCCGGCGGCTGCTGCCGCTGCCCATGGCCGCCACAACACAGACGGGGCCGGAGTCGGAGTCGGGGCCGTCGCCAAGGGCCGCCTCGCTGCGGGGCGGCCCCGAGCCGGGCAGGGAGGGCCGGGCTGGAGGGTGGTGAGGGGCGAGGACGTGGGCAGCGCTGTGACTTTATTACATTATTAGGAATTAATGGATATtaggatattaggaaacatttcttggACACTGAGTGGTGATGCAgcggcacaggctgcacagggaggtggtgcagtcactgagCCTGGATCTGCTCaggagccatggagatgtggcactgagggctgtggtcAGTGGGTACGGTGGggaatggcagcagctgccacaggAGCGGTGTCATCACCTTGACTGCTGGAAGGCCAGAGAGCCAGGAAGGAGCTCACTCACAGGATAAAAGGAATAACAGGATCCTGCCTCTGTAAGAACCCAAACACAGCCTGCGGAGCTTTATTTTCTCAGGCTTCTGTTCCCACCAGAACTTCTCGAGAGCACTTACAGACCATACACCGAGGAGGCTGATCTCTAcagagggagcagggaaggcTGAATCTTTCCCATGGCAAAGTGCCGTGCCGGCATCACCCCTCAGTGAGCAGGTTTAGTTATTAATCTGCCTTTTAGCATTAACTGGCTCGCAGCAGAAGGGCTGTTTGCATTGCTCACATCACAGTGCCTCTATCACACAACACCACAGCTGGCCTCACTTCCAAAGCCTTTTCCCAGGTGTTGCCTGCACATGGGTTTTCTGGCCCCAAACATCCTGTGAAACATAATGGTGATGGCTCTTTGGGGTTGGTGTGGGGTCACATCCCATGCTTCTGACCCTGTCCCAGTGTGACACGAAAGGAACTTCAGGGccaaggctggatgtggctctgggcagcctggtctggtggtaCCAGGTTTGTTTTCCCAAAGCAGAAGCTGTTACGCTTCCTGGACAGCATCTGATTTGTTTCTCCAGTTGCacggaggaaaaaaaaactagcTGAGGTTAATATTTTACCAGCAGGCAATAAAGCTGACCTGGTATTCAGACATCTACACGAGCTGACAGGGCTGTCACCTGGCAGCAGGGCTACTCTGGTTGTCCCTGTGTGCCctcagcaggctgcagggcagtgtCCCACACACAGGCTGGTTAGAGGCATGTGCTGGAATAATGTCAGTGGCTCCGGTCCTGGAATAACTTGCTGAGAGGCTGTAACGCGATCATGGCTGATCTGTCTGTGGTATGCACGAA
Encoded proteins:
- the LOC107312227 gene encoding cystin-1-like, producing MAAARERSGRGKGMGTSLYPLRTWRQNTRPPITNHAERAASRPMTPIGWNGGRDPPPIVEEKAGERSKGGKNAPNHSAAHVLAPHHPPARPSLPGSGPPRSEAALGDGPDSDSGPVCVVAAMGSGSSRRRGRVGGAPRQEEAAAPLPAAEERRAPGTELEAAPPGPAQPQPEASSPRHPSDPENNNISNECPSQGSKQPVGCPAILYHGSEEELMASIEREYGC